In Lepidochelys kempii isolate rLepKem1 chromosome 10, rLepKem1.hap2, whole genome shotgun sequence, a single window of DNA contains:
- the ARRDC4 gene encoding arrestin domain-containing protein 4, translating into MAAEAAGPGLVPAAAGKVKELALVLQDEARRGGYSSGDTVSGQVLVELAGPLLLRALRLEATGRAWAAWSKASVRARGAAGRGVPGPRREAEVRYLDVRQSLLRQPPAGEDGLFLLEAGKHEFPFSFQLPHEPLVTSFSGKYGSIQYCVKAVLERPVVPDQSVKRELQVISHVDVNSPALLIPVLRSQEKMVGCWFFTSGPVSLSAKIERKGYCNEEAIPIYAEIENCSSRLIVPKAAIFQTQTYLASGKTKTFRQMLANVRGNPIASGSTDTWNGKTLKIPPVTPSILNCCIIRVEYSLAVYIHIPGANKLMIELPLVIGTIPCTGFSSRNSSAGQFSVDMSWLALTMPEHPEAPPNYADIVSQEEFSRHVPAYSQPVDYEEQLCGHMFAYIQEFRFQPPPLYSEIDPHPTHIEEIQSVSFML; encoded by the exons ATGGCGGCGGAGGCGGCAGGGCCCGGCCTGGTCCCCGCGGCGGCGGGGAAGGTGAAGGAGCTGGCCCTGGTGCTCCAGGATGAGGCCCGGCGGGGCGGCTACTCGAGCGGCGACACGGTGTCGGGCCAGGTGCTGGTGGAGCTGGCGGGGCCGCTGCTTCTCCGGGCCCTGCGGCTCGAGGCCACGGGCCGGGCCTGGGCGGCCTGGAGCAAGGCGTCCGTCCGGGCCCGCGGGGCCGCGGGGCGGGGCGTCCCGGGGCCCCGGCGGGAGGCCGAAGTGCGGTATCTGGACGTCCGGCAGAGCCTCCTGCGGCAGCCCCCGGCAG GTGAAGATGGCTTATTCCTGTTAGAAGCTGGAAAACATGAATTCCCATTCAGCTTTCAACTTCCACATGA ACCTTTGGTGACCTCTTTTAGTGGAAAGTATGGCAGTATTCAGTACTGTGTGAAAGCAGTTCTGGAAAGGCCTGTAGTACCTGATCAAAGTGTAAAGAGAGAACTTCAGGTTATCAGCCATGTTGATGTCAACTCACCAGCTTTATTG ATACCTGTTTTGAGAAGCCAGGAGAAGATGGTTGGCTGTTGGTTTTTCACCTCTGGTCCAGTCTCTCTGAGTGCCAAAATTGAGAGGAAGGGATATTGTAATG AGGAAGCCATACCGATCTATGCAGAAATTGAGAATTGTTCCTCTCGTTTGATTGTTCCAAAAGCTGCCATTTTCCAGACACAGACTTATCTAGCCagtgggaagacaaagactttccGTCAGATGCTTGCCAATGTACGAGGAAACCCTATTGCTTCTGGGAGTACAGATACCTGGAATGGGAAAactctgaaaatcccacctgtaaCCCCTTCCATTCTTAACTGTTGTATCATCAGAGTAGAGTATTCTTTAGCT GTGTATATCCATATTCCTGGTGCTAACAAGTTGATGATTGAATTGCCACTGGTGATTGGCACAATTCCATGTACTGGGTTTTCAAGCAGAAACTCCAGCGCCGGCCAGTTCAGCGTGGACATGAGTTGGTTGGCACTGACCATGCCAGAACACCCTGAAG caCCACCAAATTATGCTGATATAGTATCACAAGAAGAGTTCTCTAGACATGTTCCTGCTTACTCACAACCAGTTGACTATGAAGAACAATTATGTGGTCACATGTTTGCCTATATACAGGAGTTCCGGTTTCAGCCTCCACCTCTCTATTCAGAG ATTGATCCACATCCTACTCATATAGAAGAGATCCAGTCTGTTTCATTCATGCTCTAA